Proteins from a single region of Corylus avellana chromosome ca11, CavTom2PMs-1.0:
- the LOC132165296 gene encoding 11S globulin seed storage protein Jug r 4-like — protein MAKIILVSFSLCLIVLFNGCLGINVGLRRQQQRHFGECNLDRLNALEPTNRVEAEAGQIESWDHNDQQFQCAGVAVIRRTIEPNGLLLPQYSNAPELIYIERGRGITGVLFPGCPETFEDPQQQSQQGQRQGQGQSQRSEQDRHQKIRHFREGDIIALPAGVAHWCYNDGDSPVVTVSLLHTNNYANQLDENPRHFYLAGNPDDEHQRQGQQQFGQRRRQQQHSHGEQGEQEQQGEGNNVFSGFDAEFLADAFNVDVDTARRLQSNQDKRRNIVKVEGRLQVVRPERSRQEWERQERQERESEQERERQRRQGGRGRDVNGFEETICSLRLRENICSRSRADIYTEQVGRINTVNSNTLPVLRWLQLSAERGDLQREGLYVPHWNLNAHSVVYAIRGRARVQVVDDNGNTVFDDELRQGQVLTIPQNFAVAKRAESEGFEWVAFKTNDNAQISPLAGRTSAIRALPDDVLANAFQISREEARRLKYNRQETTLVRSSRSSSERKRRSESEGRAEA, from the exons ATGGCCAAGATTATCTTGGTCTCTTTTTCTCTGTGCCTTATTGTGCTCTTCAATGGCTGCCTGGGTATCAATGTAGGACTAAGGCGGCAGCAACAGCGACATTTTGGCGAGTGCAACCTCGACAGGCTCAATGCCCTTGAACCCACAAACCGCGTCGAGGCTGAAGCCGGCCAGATCGAGTCTTGGGACCACAACGACCAGCAATTCCAGTGCGCTGGGGTTGCCGTCATCCGGCGAACCATTGAGCCCAATGGCCTTCTCTTGCCCCAATACAGCAATGCTCCAGAACTCATATACATTGAGAGAg GTAGGGGAATCACCGGGGTCCTGTTTCCTGGGTGTCCCGAAACATTTGAAGATCCTCAACAACAATCTCAACAGGGACAGAGACAGGGACAGGGACAGAGCCAGAGGTCTGAACAAGACCGGCATCAGAAGATTCGACACTTCCGAGAGGGAGACATCATCGCATTGCCAGCTGGAGTAGCCCATTGGTGCTATAACGACGGTGACTCCCCAGTTGTCACAGTCTCTCTCCTTCACACCAACAACTATGCTAACCAGCTTGACGAGAACCCTAGA CACTTCTACCTTGCCGGGAACCCAGACGACGAGCATCAGCGACAGGGTCAGCAGCAATTCGGGCAGCGTCGCCGCCAGCAACAGCATAGCCATGGTGAGCAAGGCGAGCAAGAGCAGCAGGGCGAAGGAAACAACGTATTCAGTGGCTTCGATGCTGAGTTTTTGGCGGACGCGTTCAACGTGGATGTTGACACGGCCAGAAGGCTTCAGAGCAACCAAGACAAAAGGAGGAACATCGTCAAAGTGGAAGGCAGGCTTCAGGTGGTGAGGCCGGAAAGGTCGCGTCAGGAATGGGAGCGACAGGAGAGACAAGAGAGGGAGAGTGAGCAAGAGCGGGAACGCCAGCGTCGCCAGGGAGGACGTGGACGTGATGTCAATGGCTTTGAGGAGACAATATGCAGCTTGAGGCTCAGGGAAAACATCTGCAGCCGCTCACGCGCCGACATTTACACCGAACAAGTCGGTCGCATCAACACCGTCAACAGCAACACCCTCCCAGTCCTCCGCTGGCTCCAGCTCAGCGCTGAGAGAGGAGATCTTCAAAgg GAGGGTCTATATGTACCGCACTGGAACCTGAATGCCCACAGTGTGGTGTATGCCATAAGGGGTCGCGCCCGGGTTCAGGTGGTGGACGACAACGGTAACACCGTGTTCGACGATGAACTTAGACAGGGTCAGGTGTTGACCATCCCCCAGAACTTCGCGGTGGCGAAACGGGCAGAGAGCGAGGGTTTCGAGTGGGTGGCCTTCAAGACCAACGACAACGCCCAAATTAGTCCTCTTGCCGGACGAACCTCAGCCATCAGGGCCTTGCCGGACGATGTCCTTGCCAACGCGTTTCAGATTTCAAGGGAGGAGGCCAGGAGGCTGAAATACAACAGGCAGGAGACCACCTTGGTTCGCTCAAGCAGGTCTTCATCTGAGAGGAAGAGGAGGTCTGAGTCTGAGGGCAGAGCTGAAGCTTAA